One Oncorhynchus keta strain PuntledgeMale-10-30-2019 unplaced genomic scaffold, Oket_V2 Un_contig_2440_pilon_pilon, whole genome shotgun sequence genomic region harbors:
- the LOC118392555 gene encoding decorin produces the protein MRSACLSLLLVTACWSLPFRQSGFLDFMMEDEAGSGLPEVPIEPSVDIPTMPEGPKCPFRCQCHLRVVQCSDLGLKSVPDEIPADSTLLDLQNNKITEIKENDFKTLKGLQTLILVNNQITTIHPKAFIPLGKLQRLYLSKNHLKEMPANMPKSLQELRIHENKITKIKKASFEGMAQVIVMELGSNPLKSAGVEAGAFGALKKVSYIRIADTNLTEIPKGLPSSLSELHLDSNKITKVQADNLKGLKNLAKLGLSYNEISQVENGSLAMVPHLRELHLDNNALTTVPAGLPDHKYIQVIYLHSNKIGVVGTQDFCPPGYNTKKAMYSGISLFSNPVPYWEVQPITFRCVFDRSAIQLGNYRKK, from the exons ATGAGGTCAGCCTGTCTCTCCCTGCTCCTGGTCACAGCGTGCTGGTCACTTCCCTTCCGCCAGTCGGGCTTCCTGGACTTCATGATGGAGGATGAGGCGGGCTCTGGCTTGCCAGAGGTGCCCATCGAGCCCAGTGTGGACATCCCCACCATGCCCGAAGGACCCAAGTGCCCCTTCCGCTGCCAGTGCCACCTGCGCGTGGTGCAGTGCTCCGACTTAG GGCTGAAGAGTGTTCCAGATGAGATCCCTGCAGACAGCACCCTGCTGGACCTGCAGAACAACAAGATCACTGAGATCAAGGAGAATGACTTCAAGACTCTGAAGGGACTTCAA ACCCTGATCCTGGTGAACAACCAGATCACCACAATCCACCCCAAGGCCTTCATTCCCCTGGGCAAGCTGCAGCGCCTCTACCTCTCCAAGAACCACCTCAAGGAAATGCCCGCCAACATGCCCAAGAGCCTGCAGGAGCTTCGCATCCACGAGAACAAGATCACTAAGATCAAGAAGGCCTCCTTCGAAGGCATGGCCCAGGTCATCGTCATGG AGCTCGGCTCCAACCCCCTGAAGAGTGCAGGGGTTGAGGCTGGGGCATTCGGGGCCCTGAAGAAGGTCTCATACATCCGCATTGCAGacaccaacctgacagagatccCCAAAG gtctgccctcctccctctccgaGCTCCACCTGGACAGCAACAAGATCACCAAGGTGCAGGCGGACAACCTGAAGGGCCTCAAGAACTTGGCTAA GCTGGGTCTAAGCTACAATGAGATCAGCCAGGTGGAGAACGGTTCTCTGGCCATGGTTCCTCACCTCAGAGAGCTTCACCTGGACAACAATGCCCTGACCACCGTGCCTGCAGGCCTGCCTGACCACAAGTACATCCAG GTGATCTACCTCCACAGCAACAAGATAGGGGTGGTGGGCACCCAGGACTTCTGCCCACCGGGCTACAATACCAAGAAGGCCATGTACTCTGGCATCAGCCTGTTCTCCAACCCCGTCCCTTACTGGGAGGTGCAGCCCATCACCTTCCGCTGTGTGTTCGACCGCTCTGCCATCCAGCTGGGCAACTACAGGAAGAAGTAG